A DNA window from Brassica napus cultivar Da-Ae chromosome C1, Da-Ae, whole genome shotgun sequence contains the following coding sequences:
- the LOC106453461 gene encoding uncharacterized protein LOC106453461, translating to MAMKRNGKAPVSSDSDEKVVFFNDVSLGPHESQLRFRLIHFWEARNPVKKTVIGLEMLLIDEQGTVVQGFIPPGRIKKFLPDMKRGSVYKLINFYGSKNKPVYRVSDHVATVSFTWNSELIPLHDIPIHFAEDRFRFHSHEDFEANCDLRGDLYDVLGHMKLVNGQTLTERPTLDELEIAATRHVLVHVQSHDGPVMKLYLWDQAATEFCQKFKTFENTPTVILVTTVNPKRLGGTLALSSMSSTRVFMDNDVQPTIEYSTWLGCNPDTANQVIAEVVTKRETLSIADIFSYIKQDSAKDAFFECTATIDDVVHGSAWYYIACSGCHSKATKGPTSMVCTNTKCEKVNTTGVAEYRAKISVYDNSEQAVFVLLGDAGRSLTGKHASELLSSYFEANGDKGAEDEVPVPEALISIIGQTHRFCVKVTDHNFSGNTRAITVTKVLSQDIPPHTEESVGNNNAAASKVTMLTRDEVSDSSKSRGDCANEESKRGYDTADPEKAKRPRCEN from the exons ATGGCGATGAAACGAAATGGGAAGGCCCCCGTCTCCTCCGATTCTGATGAGAAAGTCGTGTTCTTCAATGATGTCTCTTTAGGCCCCCATGAATCTCAGTTGCGATTCCGACTCATCCACTTCTGGGAGGCTCGGAACCCGGTGAAGAAGACAGTCATTGGTCTGGAGATGCTCCTCATCGACGAACAG GGAACTGTTGTTCAAGGATTCATCCCACCGGGAAGAATTAAGAAGTTCTTGCCGGACATGAAACGTGGATCAGTTTACAAACTCATCAATTTCTACGGATCGAAAAACAAGCCGGTGTATCGGGTTTCTGACCATGTCGCGACCGTCTCTTTCACATGGAACTCTGAACTGATCCCGCTTCACGACATTCCCATCCATTTCGCTGAAGACCGTTTCAGGTTTCATTCACATGAAGATTTCGAAGCAAATTGTGATCTCAGAGGTGACCTCTATG ATGTCCTTGGCCACATGAAGCTGGTCAATGGACAGACTCTTACTGAGCGTCCAACCCTTGACGAATTGGAGATAGCTGCCACTCGGCACGTTTTGGTTCATGTGCAATCGCATGA CGGCCCTGTGATGAAGCTCTACCTTTGGGACCAGGCTGCAACAGAGTTCTGCCAGAAATTCAAAACCTTTGAAAACACTCCAACAGTGATTTTGGTCACGACTGTTAACCCCAAACGTCTCGGAG GTACCCTTGCCCTCTCCTCTATGTCCTCCACACGGGTGTTCATGGACAATGATGTCCAACCAACCATAGAGTACTCCACCTG GCTCGGCTGTAACCCAGACACTGCTAATCAGGTTATTGCAGAGGTGGTAACTAAGCGTGAGACGCTGTCTATAGCGGACATATTCTCCTACATCAAACAGGACTCTGCAAAG GATGCCTTTTTTGAATGCACGGCTACAATTGATGATGTTGTTCATGGCTCTGCTTGGTACTACATTGCATGCAGTGGGTGCCATTCTAAGGCTACGAAAGGCCCAACGTCGATGGTGTGTACAAACACAAAGTGTGAGAAGGTTAACACAACTGGTGTTGCAGA GTACCGTGCAAAGATATCTGTTTATGACAACAGTGAGCAAGCTGTTTTTGTCTTGCTTGGTGATGCTGGTCGTTCTTTAACTGGGAAGCACGCATCAGAGTTGCTGAGCAGCTACTTTGAG GCCAATGGGGACAAAGGAGCTGAGGATGAGGTGCCTGTCCCAGAAGCTCTAATCAGCATCATCGGACAAACGCATAGGTTTTGTGTGAAAGTGACTGATCACAACTTCTCAGGCAACACCCGAGCTATAACAGTCACCAAGGTCCTCTCTCAAGACATCCCTCCACACACAGAAGAATCGGTTGGAAACAACAATGCTGCAGCGTCCAAGGTAACGATGCTGACCAGAGACGAAGTGTCCGACTCCTCCAAAAGCCGTGGAGATTGTGCAAATGAAGAGAGTAAGAGGGGGTATGACACTGCTGATCCAGAGAAGGCTAAACGCCCAAGATGTGAGAATTAG